A portion of the Adhaeribacter radiodurans genome contains these proteins:
- the xth gene encoding exodeoxyribonuclease III, with product MKIATYNVNGINARLPVLLRWLETTAPDVVCLQELKAPTEKIPEQAIADIGYQGIWQGQKSWNGVAILTRNLEIQEVSRTLPGDEEDTQSRYLEAVVNNIHIGCLYLPNGNPAPGPKFDYKLRWFERFNTHAAALLALNKPVVLTGDFNVIPTEQDVYRPERWLEDALFRPESRSAFKILVDQGWTDALRKLYPNEPIYTFWDYFRNAYERNAGLRIDHFLLSPHLDSSLLAAGVDSDVRGWEKTSDHAPVWIELAD from the coding sequence ATGAAAATAGCTACCTATAATGTTAACGGTATAAATGCCCGGCTTCCGGTATTACTTCGTTGGCTCGAAACTACTGCGCCGGATGTAGTGTGTTTGCAGGAACTAAAGGCACCGACAGAAAAAATTCCCGAACAGGCAATTGCCGATATAGGTTACCAAGGTATTTGGCAAGGGCAAAAAAGTTGGAATGGCGTAGCTATTTTAACGCGCAACTTAGAAATACAGGAAGTTAGCCGAACGCTGCCAGGCGACGAAGAAGATACCCAGAGCCGTTATTTAGAAGCGGTAGTAAACAACATTCACATTGGCTGCCTTTACTTACCCAACGGCAATCCTGCTCCCGGGCCAAAGTTCGATTATAAACTTCGCTGGTTCGAACGCTTTAATACGCATGCGGCCGCGCTCTTGGCCTTGAACAAGCCTGTAGTATTAACCGGAGACTTTAATGTAATTCCAACGGAACAGGATGTGTATAGGCCGGAGCGCTGGCTGGAGGACGCTCTTTTCCGGCCCGAAAGCCGATCGGCATTTAAAATCCTCGTCGACCAGGGATGGACGGATGCCCTCCGAAAATTATATCCGAACGAGCCGATTTATACTTTTTGGGATTATTTCCGGAATGCGTACGAGCGCAATGCGGGCCTTCGGATTGACCATTTCCTGCTCAGCCCCCATTTAGATAGCAGTCTTCTGGCAGCGGGAGTAGATAGTGACGTGCGGGGTTGGGAAAAAACCAGTGACCATGCACCCGTTTGGATTGAACTGGCGGATTAA